The Desulfurobacteriaceae bacterium genome segment ACGATAGAATAGAGAAGCTCTACAACTTTCGCCGCTTGTTTTACCTCCATACTGGCAAGCAGGTTGGCGGCCTGCATGGAGTTCATGTGAAGCAAAAGAAAAGCAACTACGTGAGGTTTAACGTTTGATAGTATTTGCCCCCCTTCATCAGGAGGAAGCCTCGAGACAAGTTTGTAAAGTTTTTTAACCTCAGGGGAAAGAGGTTGTGCTTGAAATTCAGACTGAAAGGCTTGGGAAGCTCCGTAAGAAGCTTCTCTCTGCCTCTTAAACCTTTCATCTAAAACGCTCAAAAGAAAAGACAAATCATCTTTTAAAGTTTGTAGAAATTTCTCTTTCACTTTCAGCTTTGCTTCTCTCTCTCGGAGCTCTTTCTCTCTATTCTTTAAAACTTTTACAAGTTCAGGAGGAGGCTTTTCCAAATTTTTTTCTATACTACTTCCGAAAGCACTCACAGGTAGCAGGAAAAATACTAAAACTATCACTTTGAACCATCTTTTAACTCGTGTATACTCGTCTAAGGTCAAAGTCTCTTTTCTCCTCTCTTCTGAGGCAATTGCTTCCTCCAACTTTTTTTCAACCGATTTAAAAGATATCCCCTCTCTCTTTTTCTCTCTCAGTCTTTCTTCAAGTTCTTTCTCTTTTCTCCTTTCCGTTTCTATCTTAGCGGTAACTTCTTTAAGCTTCAAAGATAAGGAATCAATATAAGAAAGAATTTCTGATATCTCTTCTGCAGAGAGAATCGTTTCTTTCAGCTTACTGGTCCAGCCGTCTATTTCAGCCCTAATATTCAAAAGCTCTTCCTGAAAAGAAAGTATCCTTCTACGGACACGAGCCAAATCCTCTTTTATCTCCTTTTCTTCTTCAAGAAGAAGCTTTCCAACCTTCCTTATTGTCTCAAACTTTCTTCTCAAGAATTACTCCTTCTTAAGAGGACATAACTTTTTGGAGCAGTTTCAAACTCTCTTCAAAGGAATACCTTTCAGACGGCTTCTGCTTTAAAAATTCTACCATCTTTGGATAAAGCTTTATGGCCCTGTCTGTCAAAGGATTTGCCCCCATCTTGTAAAGTCCCAAAGAAACTACGTCTTTCACCTTCTGATACTCTGAAAACATAGATATAAAATCCTGTGCAAGTCTAAAATGCTCATCCGTAACTATCTGTATCATAAGCCTACTTATGGACTTTGAAACATCTATGGCAGGAAATATTCTTTCATTTGCTAACTCCCTTGAAAGGACTATATGGCCGTCAAGTATAGAAACTGCCGCATCCGCTACAGGGTCGTTCTTTATGTCATCTCCTTCAACAAGAACAGTGTAAATACCGGTTATACTCCCTCCGTTTTTGAAGTTTCCGGCTCTCTCTAAAATTTTTGGCATAGAGAGAAAAACAGAGGGAGGATAGCCTTTAGTGGTAGGAGGCTCTCCCATTGCCAAGCCAACCTCTCTTTTGGCCATGGCATACCTAGTTAAAGAATCAACCAGCAGTAAAACATCCTTTCCGCAGTTTTTAAAATATTCAGCATGAATGTGAGCAAGCTCCATAGCCCTTATTTTTACAAGGGGGTGGTCATCTGAAGTCGAAACAACAACCACCGACTTCTTAAGCCCTTCCTCTCTGAGAATGTCCTCTATAAACTCAGTAACTTCTCTACCCCGTTCACCAATCAGGGCTATTACGTTGACATCTGCCCTTGCATTCCTTGCTATCATTCCAAGTAAAGTACTTTTTCCTACTCCTGCCCCGGAGAAAATACCTATTTTCTGCCCTTTACCTAAGGTCAAAAGCCCATTTATGGCCTTCACTCCCACATCCAAAACTTGAGTTATTCTCTCTCTGTCAAGCGGATTTTCAGGCTCTGTATCAAAAGGCATCACGTCCTCAAACGAAATTGTCCCTTTCCCATCTATTGGTCTATTAAAGGCATCTATTACGCGTCCTAAAAAACCACTACCTACCTTCACAGACCTCGAAGAAGAAAAGGGATAAACTTCAGCCTCTGCATCAAGACCGCTTATTTCACCAAAAGGAGCA includes the following:
- a CDS encoding FliI/YscN family ATPase, with product MFEGFLPYRLRGKILEIKENAIKVSLPGLKVGDAVVIGTREGKELLGEVISISRGVSCVAPFGEISGLDAEAEVYPFSSSRSVKVGSGFLGRVIDAFNRPIDGKGTISFEDVMPFDTEPENPLDRERITQVLDVGVKAINGLLTLGKGQKIGIFSGAGVGKSTLLGMIARNARADVNVIALIGERGREVTEFIEDILREEGLKKSVVVVSTSDDHPLVKIRAMELAHIHAEYFKNCGKDVLLLVDSLTRYAMAKREVGLAMGEPPTTKGYPPSVFLSMPKILERAGNFKNGGSITGIYTVLVEGDDIKNDPVADAAVSILDGHIVLSRELANERIFPAIDVSKSISRLMIQIVTDEHFRLAQDFISMFSEYQKVKDVVSLGLYKMGANPLTDRAIKLYPKMVEFLKQKPSERYSFEESLKLLQKVMSS